A region from the Triticum urartu cultivar G1812 chromosome 1, Tu2.1, whole genome shotgun sequence genome encodes:
- the LOC125546826 gene encoding ocs element-binding factor 1-like, with translation MSSPSRRSSSPESNIDGGSGSGSAGDERKRKRMLSNRESARRSRARKQQRMEELIAEASRLQAENKRVEAQIGAYTTELTKVDGENAVLRARHGELAGRLQALGGVLEIFQVAGAPVDIPEIPDPLLRPWQSPFAPQLATAGGMPDAFQF, from the coding sequence ATGTCGTCGCCGTCGCGCCGGAGCTCCAGCCCCGAGAGCAACATCgacggcggcagcggcagcggctcCGCCGGTGACGAGCGCAAGCGCAAGAGGATGCTGTCCAACAGGGAGTCGGCGAGGCGGTCCCGCGCGCGCAAGCAGCAGCGGATGGAGGAGCTCATCGCCGAGGCCAGCCGCCTCCAGGCCGAGAACAAGCGCGTGGAGGCCCAGATCGGCGCCTACACGACCGAGCTGACCAAGGTGGACGGCGAGAACGCCGTGCTCCGCGCGCGCCACGGCGAGCTCGCCGGCCGGCTGCAGGCGCTCGGCGGCGTCCTGGAGATCTTCCAGGTGGCCGGCGCGCCCGTGGACATCCCGGAGATCCCTGACCCGCTGCTCCGCCCATGGCAGTCCCCGTTCGCGCCCCAGCTGGCCACCGCCGGCGGCATGCCTGACGCGTTCCAGTTCTGA